One part of the Ignavibacteria bacterium genome encodes these proteins:
- a CDS encoding serine hydrolase translates to MKKAFLFVLFLFFHQAYGQNIPAYYTLDKDLSKSLQEIVNSLGLNKDFNVGEDGLEQISFAVIDLNGPKPVIGGVNMDNFIYPASVYKMYVAAQVLAQVSEGKHSLLEPYVVKAPNDVDSRTELKDPRPVIKEGDTLTINYLLDLMITRSDNSAANCMIDIAGRPAINDMMHRYGWQGSEVTRKFLKRKFEDPGYDTVRSTMTCALHGADFMYRIYTNDMINPWVSMQLKTFLGRQLDKSKLFAGLPPNVMYYNKTGWFSYWTNDVGIVDDGKIRYIISCFMPLTEDEAGPKMKEISARVYKLISERHKKQS, encoded by the coding sequence ATGAAAAAAGCCTTTTTGTTCGTTTTATTCCTTTTCTTCCACCAGGCCTACGGACAGAATATACCGGCCTACTACACATTGGATAAAGATCTTTCAAAATCGCTTCAGGAAATAGTGAACTCACTCGGCCTGAATAAGGATTTTAACGTTGGTGAGGATGGCCTGGAACAGATCTCATTTGCCGTAATAGACCTCAACGGTCCCAAACCCGTGATCGGTGGTGTGAACATGGATAACTTTATTTATCCTGCCAGCGTTTATAAGATGTATGTGGCGGCACAGGTGCTTGCGCAGGTAAGCGAAGGGAAGCATTCACTGCTCGAACCCTACGTTGTCAAGGCTCCCAATGATGTAGACAGCAGGACCGAGCTTAAAGATCCGCGTCCGGTTATAAAAGAAGGCGACACCCTGACAATCAATTACCTTCTGGATCTTATGATCACAAGAAGCGACAACTCGGCCGCCAACTGCATGATTGATATTGCAGGCCGTCCCGCTATCAACGATATGATGCACCGCTATGGCTGGCAGGGAAGCGAAGTAACACGCAAGTTCTTAAAAAGGAAATTTGAGGACCCGGGCTACGATACCGTGCGCAGCACAATGACATGTGCACTCCACGGGGCCGATTTTATGTACAGGATCTACACCAATGATATGATTAATCCCTGGGTGAGCATGCAGCTTAAGACATTCTTAGGGCGTCAGCTGGATAAGTCCAAACTCTTCGCGGGATTGCCGCCGAACGTAATGTATTACAACAAGACCGGCTGGTTCAGCTACTGGACAAACGATGTGGGCATTGTTGATGATGGAAAGATAAGATACATAATTTCGTGCTTCATGCCGCTTACAGAAGACGAGGCAGGACCCAAGATGAAAGAGATCTCCGCGCGCGTCTACAAACTGATATCCGAGCGCCACAAAAAGCAGTCATAA
- a CDS encoding cation transporter has translation MADPLKKATTLALFLNIILFLMKLTVGIISNSLTVISEAVNSSTDIISSLAIKYSVRISSMKPDDQHQFGHTAAQPIATFIVAVFAGVLGLDIVQESVKRIITPADINISLPVYLVLGVTIVVKLIMNRYQVYVGKKYNSTAVRAQAVDSINDVMASSLALLGVIAVQIGYPRVDGIGGLLVAFFILRSGYEIAKENIDYLMGKAADQNLIMEITSRALKVGGVEGLNDLRSHYVGDKFHIEIHIEVKRSVSTKESHDIGKEVQYAIEALPEVRKVFVHIDPV, from the coding sequence ATGGCCGATCCCCTTAAAAAAGCTACAACGCTGGCTCTTTTTCTGAATATCATACTTTTTCTCATGAAGCTGACGGTGGGAATTATATCCAATTCACTTACGGTTATATCCGAGGCGGTGAATTCTTCTACTGATATAATATCTTCACTTGCAATTAAGTACAGCGTCAGGATATCATCCATGAAGCCCGATGATCAGCATCAGTTCGGCCATACTGCCGCACAGCCTATTGCAACATTTATAGTTGCAGTCTTTGCGGGCGTCCTGGGTCTGGATATTGTGCAGGAGTCGGTCAAAAGAATTATTACCCCGGCGGACATCAATATCTCACTTCCTGTCTACCTGGTCCTGGGCGTTACAATTGTGGTTAAACTTATAATGAACCGCTACCAGGTATACGTCGGGAAAAAGTATAACTCAACTGCCGTGCGCGCGCAGGCCGTGGACTCCATTAACGACGTAATGGCTTCTTCGCTTGCACTCCTGGGCGTCATCGCTGTTCAGATTGGATATCCCAGGGTTGACGGCATCGGGGGACTATTAGTCGCGTTCTTTATCCTGCGCTCGGGTTATGAAATTGCAAAGGAAAATATCGACTACCTTATGGGCAAGGCCGCCGATCAAAACCTGATCATGGAAATTACCAGCCGCGCACTGAAAGTCGGTGGCGTTGAAGGCCTGAACGACCTGAGGTCACACTACGTCGGCGATAAGTTTCACATTGAAATTCATATAGAGGTAAAAAGATCCGTCAGCACAAAAGAATCCCACGACATCGGTAAAGAGGTTCAGTATGCAATTGAAGCCCTTCCCGAGGTAAGAAAAGTCTTCGTGCATATAGACCCGGTATAA